One genomic window of Hydra vulgaris chromosome 03, alternate assembly HydraT2T_AEP includes the following:
- the LOC100209136 gene encoding ribose-5-phosphate isomerase, with the protein MYIYISFQRNSLLFKQLKRSLSMEAAKKAAAYEAVNKYVTKETKCLGVGSGSTIVYAVERLAQRVKEENLNIKCIPTSFQSRQLILDNDLVLSDIQQHPELDIVIDGADEVDVNLNCIKGGGGCLTQEKIVASCAKNFVIIADSTKRSHHLGDSWKNGVAVEVIPMAYSLVIMKLKQLGFYPSLRMAKAKTGPLVTDNGNFIIDFKFDKLADCKIVNDSLISIPGIVETGLFIEMANSVIFGFSDGTTEEIFRQ; encoded by the exons ATGTATATTTACATAAGCTTTCAAAGAAATTCTTTATTATTCAAGCAGCTTAAGCGAAGTCTGAGTATGGAGGCTGCAAAAAAAGCAGCTGCTTATGAAGCTGTAAATAAATATGTCactaaagaaacaaaatgtttaGGAGTTGGTAGTGGATCAACTATTGTGTATGCCGTCGAAAGATTAGCTCAACGAGTAAAAGAAGAAAACCTTAATATAAAATGCATTCCAACATCTTTCCAATCAAGACAGCTTATTTTAGACAATGATTTAGTTCTAAGCGACATCCAGCAGCATCCTGAG ttggaCATTGTTATAGATGGTGCCGATGAAGTTGAtgtcaatttaaattgtattaaaggTGGTGGAGGATGTTTAACTCAGGAGAAAATAGTTGCTTCGTGtgctaaaaattttgttattatagcAGATAGTACTAAACGTTCTCATCATTTGGGAGATAGTTGGAAAAATGGGGTAGCTGTTGAAGTAATTCCGATGGCTTATTCTTTAgttattatgaaattaaaacAGCTTGGTTTTTATCCGTCTCTCAGAATGGCTAAAGCAAAAACTGGACCTTTAGTTACAGATAACGGAAACTTCATAATAGATTTTAAGTTTGACAAGTTAGCCGACTGCAAAATCGTTAATGATAGCCTTATTTCTATTCCAGGAATTGTGGAGACAGGGTTGTTTATAGAAATGGCTAACTCAGTAATTTTTGGCTTTTCTGATGGAACCACTGAAGAAATATTTCGACAATAA
- the LOC100205621 gene encoding activin receptor type-2A isoform X2, producing MDSENKSADCTHPLNCTVTEPCEDEKAPCFTLYIQNLSATNETLLPHSSGCWHQDDTHVVLKDECYLEHQTTMQNFITYICLCTGHLCNKNVIFNQTVMVTKPPIEMATMLQTLKQLKKPPYNYSKFLYIVVPCFGVITIVGILVYMWRKNKIINEAHLPLIGLPPPPSPPIISKHIDLHEIISHGQYGHVWKALYENKLVAVKMMLASEKDSWETERKIYSNYILHHENILNFHAAEKRLENNYIQYWIITEFHQHGSLTDFLTFNIIDLKTLINLSLSIANGLTYLHENMKKPSIAHRDFKSRNVLVKDNFTCCISDFGSSFAFDDNADKEKAKFQVGTKRYMAPEVLEGAIAFRTEAFLCIDIYALGLVLWEILSRCGETQAPIGNYQAPYENIVGLHPSISDMVECVCERKLRPTILPEWTEHPILKEFCETIEECWEMEADARLSAWCVYERLVEQARNLENHLNNDDISQYKFCDSSYSC from the exons ATGGATTCTGAAAATAAAAGTGCTGATTGTACTCACCCTTTAAATTGTACTGTGACAGAACCTTGCGAAGATGAAAAAGCACCTTGTTTTACATTGTATATTCAAAATCTTTCTGCCACTAATGAAACTTTATTGCCACATTCCTCAGGATGCTGGCATCAAGATGACACTCATGTTGTCTTAAAAGATGAATGTTACCTTGAACACCAAACAACAATGCAAAATTTCATTACATATATTTGTCTATGTACTGGACATCTTtgcaataaaaatgtaatttttaaccAGACTGTAATGGTGACCAAGCCCCCTATTGAGATGGCAACAA tgCTACAGactttaaaacagttaaaaaaaccTCCTTACAACTATAGCAAGTTTTTATACATTGTTGTTCCGTGTTTTGGTGTGATCACTATAGTTGGCATTTTGGTTTACATGTGgcgaaagaataaaattataaatgaagcACATTTACCTTTAATAGGTTTACCACCTCCTCCTAGCCCTCCTATCATATCTAAACATATTGATCTACATGAAATAATATCACATGGACAGTATGGCCATGTATGGAAAGCactatatgaaaataaattagtggCTGTTAAAATGATGCTTGCTAGTGAAAAAGATTCTTGGGAaactgaaagaaaaatttattcaaattatattttacaccATGAAAATATTCTAAACTTTCATGCTGCTGAAAAGAgacttgaaaataattatattcaatattGGATTATAACTGAGTTTCACCAACATGGATCTCtaacagattttttaacttttaatattattgatttaaaaacattaattaactTATCTTTAAGTATTGCAAATGGCCTCACTTACTTgcatgaaaatatgaaaaaacctTCGATTGCTCATAGAGACTTTAAAAGTCGTAATGTGTTAGTGAAAGATAATTTCACTTGTTGCATAAGTGATTTTGGATCTTCATTTGCATTTGATGACAATGCTGATAAAGAAAAAGCTAAGTTTCag GTTGGAACTAAACGATATATGGCTCCTGAAGTTTTGGAAGGAGCGATTGCATTTCGTACTGAGGCCTTTCTATGTATAGACATATATGCCCTAGGCCTGGTGTTATGGGAGATTTTATCAAGATGTGGTGAAACACAAG caCCAATTGGTAACTATCAAGCACCATATGAAAATATTGTGGGATTGCATCCTTCCATAAGTGATATGGTGGAGTGTGTTTGTGAACGTAAACTAAGGCCGACTATTTTACCAGAGTGGACAGAGCATCCG attttaaaagagttttgtgAAACAATTGAGGAGTGTTGGGAGATGGAGGCTGATGCTCGCTTATCTGCTTGGTGTGTTTATGAGCGTCTTGTTGAACAAGCTCGTAACTTAGAAAATCATCTGAACAATGATGATATCTCTCAATACAAGTTTTGTGATAGCAGTTATTCATGTTAA
- the LOC100205621 gene encoding activin receptor type-2A isoform X1, which yields MCGCFFKSWAVYYILTVYINRFALLETRINYCIHMDSENKSADCTHPLNCTVTEPCEDEKAPCFTLYIQNLSATNETLLPHSSGCWHQDDTHVVLKDECYLEHQTTMQNFITYICLCTGHLCNKNVIFNQTVMVTKPPIEMATMLQTLKQLKKPPYNYSKFLYIVVPCFGVITIVGILVYMWRKNKIINEAHLPLIGLPPPPSPPIISKHIDLHEIISHGQYGHVWKALYENKLVAVKMMLASEKDSWETERKIYSNYILHHENILNFHAAEKRLENNYIQYWIITEFHQHGSLTDFLTFNIIDLKTLINLSLSIANGLTYLHENMKKPSIAHRDFKSRNVLVKDNFTCCISDFGSSFAFDDNADKEKAKFQVGTKRYMAPEVLEGAIAFRTEAFLCIDIYALGLVLWEILSRCGETQAPIGNYQAPYENIVGLHPSISDMVECVCERKLRPTILPEWTEHPILKEFCETIEECWEMEADARLSAWCVYERLVEQARNLENHLNNDDISQYKFCDSSYSC from the exons atgtGTGGTTGTTTCTTCAAGAGTTGGGCGGTGTACTATATTTTAACTGTCTACATTAATAGATttg caTTGTTGGAGACTCGAATTAATTATTGCATTCATATGGATTCTGAAAATAAAAGTGCTGATTGTACTCACCCTTTAAATTGTACTGTGACAGAACCTTGCGAAGATGAAAAAGCACCTTGTTTTACATTGTATATTCAAAATCTTTCTGCCACTAATGAAACTTTATTGCCACATTCCTCAGGATGCTGGCATCAAGATGACACTCATGTTGTCTTAAAAGATGAATGTTACCTTGAACACCAAACAACAATGCAAAATTTCATTACATATATTTGTCTATGTACTGGACATCTTtgcaataaaaatgtaatttttaaccAGACTGTAATGGTGACCAAGCCCCCTATTGAGATGGCAACAA tgCTACAGactttaaaacagttaaaaaaaccTCCTTACAACTATAGCAAGTTTTTATACATTGTTGTTCCGTGTTTTGGTGTGATCACTATAGTTGGCATTTTGGTTTACATGTGgcgaaagaataaaattataaatgaagcACATTTACCTTTAATAGGTTTACCACCTCCTCCTAGCCCTCCTATCATATCTAAACATATTGATCTACATGAAATAATATCACATGGACAGTATGGCCATGTATGGAAAGCactatatgaaaataaattagtggCTGTTAAAATGATGCTTGCTAGTGAAAAAGATTCTTGGGAaactgaaagaaaaatttattcaaattatattttacaccATGAAAATATTCTAAACTTTCATGCTGCTGAAAAGAgacttgaaaataattatattcaatattGGATTATAACTGAGTTTCACCAACATGGATCTCtaacagattttttaacttttaatattattgatttaaaaacattaattaactTATCTTTAAGTATTGCAAATGGCCTCACTTACTTgcatgaaaatatgaaaaaacctTCGATTGCTCATAGAGACTTTAAAAGTCGTAATGTGTTAGTGAAAGATAATTTCACTTGTTGCATAAGTGATTTTGGATCTTCATTTGCATTTGATGACAATGCTGATAAAGAAAAAGCTAAGTTTCag GTTGGAACTAAACGATATATGGCTCCTGAAGTTTTGGAAGGAGCGATTGCATTTCGTACTGAGGCCTTTCTATGTATAGACATATATGCCCTAGGCCTGGTGTTATGGGAGATTTTATCAAGATGTGGTGAAACACAAG caCCAATTGGTAACTATCAAGCACCATATGAAAATATTGTGGGATTGCATCCTTCCATAAGTGATATGGTGGAGTGTGTTTGTGAACGTAAACTAAGGCCGACTATTTTACCAGAGTGGACAGAGCATCCG attttaaaagagttttgtgAAACAATTGAGGAGTGTTGGGAGATGGAGGCTGATGCTCGCTTATCTGCTTGGTGTGTTTATGAGCGTCTTGTTGAACAAGCTCGTAACTTAGAAAATCATCTGAACAATGATGATATCTCTCAATACAAGTTTTGTGATAGCAGTTATTCATGTTAA